One window of Campylobacter sp. RM12651 genomic DNA carries:
- a CDS encoding twin-arginine translocation signal domain-containing protein, with protein sequence MENKRRAFLKKALSAGATCAVASVGLNAATSSENNSSGVVSGRAKKKEVLYKKTLHWEKFYKIAY encoded by the coding sequence ATGGAGAACAAAAGAAGAGCTTTTCTTAAAAAAGCATTAAGTGCTGGAGCTACCTGTGCTGTTGCTAGCGTAGGTTTAAATGCAGCAACAAGTAGCGAAAATAATAGCTCTGGTGTAGTATCTGGTCGTGCAAAGAAAAAAGAAGTGTTATATAAAAAGACCCTTCACTGGGAAAAATTTTATAAAATTGCATATTAA
- the coaE gene encoding dephospho-CoA kinase (Dephospho-CoA kinase (CoaE) performs the final step in coenzyme A biosynthesis.) — protein sequence MIRKIKIKKHLFFKNIYVITSSIACGKSTFLNIAKENEIFCISADEISSKVFCYKWKQIRKKLNISNSYFKFLKEKKQAVANVIFNDKTAKKKLEKIMHSKIKKEILKKIKQNKNKIIFVEIPLFFENSNYNFLLNKIVIYCPYELSLTRLMNRNNLTEFEAKLRLNSQLHIDKKIKFASYLIKNDGNLEDFKDNSLKLIQKLKEKHGIS from the coding sequence TTGATAAGAAAAATTAAGATAAAAAAACACCTATTTTTTAAAAATATTTATGTAATAACATCTAGCATTGCTTGTGGTAAATCTACATTTTTAAATATTGCTAAAGAAAATGAAATATTTTGCATTAGTGCTGATGAAATTTCTTCAAAAGTTTTTTGCTACAAATGGAAACAAATTCGTAAAAAATTAAATATTTCAAATTCCTATTTCAAATTCTTAAAAGAAAAAAAACAAGCAGTGGCAAATGTGATTTTTAATGATAAAACAGCTAAGAAAAAATTAGAAAAAATAATGCACTCAAAAATCAAAAAAGAAATTCTCAAAAAAATCAAACAAAATAAAAATAAAATAATTTTTGTAGAAATTCCCTTGTTTTTTGAAAATAGCAATTATAATTTTTTGCTTAATAAAATTGTGATTTATTGCCCTTATGAATTATCTTTAACAAGACTTATGAATAGAAATAATTTAACAGAATTTGAAGCAAAACTAAGATTAAATTCTCAATTACACATAGACAAAAAAATAAAATTTGCAAGTTATTTAATCAAAAACGATGGTAATTTAGAAGATTTTAAAGATAACTCGCTAAAACTTATCCAAAAACTAAAGGAAAAACATGGAATTTCATAA
- a CDS encoding formate dehydrogenase subunit alpha codes for MRNLGRRSFLKLAAVAGASTTAFGATNATLKADEKVKMPYEGSKSVRTVCSICSAGCGIEAEVVNGVWVRQNNAIDHPISLGSHCCKGIDQIDLTKSKCRVKYPLKRVNGKWERISWEQAVNEIGDKMLDIRKESGPDSVMFLGSAKFNNQQAYYFRKFAAFWGTNSIDHVARIUHSATVAGVANTWGYGAMTNHFGDVVGNTKCMIMFGANSAVANPIGFKHILQAKDRNNAPLIVVDPIFTRSAAHADIYVRIRPGTDIAFVYGMLNLIFENGWEDKEIIKNRSYGVDLIREEAKKYTPSEVADICGCSEEILIQVTKLFATTKPATLFWSLGITQHSVGSSNTRILAILQLVLGNIGKPGGGTNIIRGHDNVQGATDMGCLADTLPAYYGLAEGAWKHFCNFWGVSYEDMQKRFVDDSANGGKKWMHEKGFSLSRWWQGVKGVVPYGTDTTHSNAPVRVLWVQGTGITSMAHTVKIQEALKKLDLIVVAEPFVNEVAVLADRPDGIYILPASTQFETEGYVTATNRSMQWRSQVVKPIYESKEDQEIMFMFAKKFGFYTEYTRGMKLELQNHKLVQVIPDDVDAKWPDDATREMSNGLLSIGLRGISAERLRKHQANWANFDPDTLMGIGGDVKGEYYGLPWPVWDAKHPGTAILWNPNVPYEKGGMGFRNRFGLEHNGVSQLADNSFTPVGSKVKGGYPEIKKDNIEQVFGITLSDEEKELMGNSWSTDISGIILEKCREKSACCLGNARARTIVWEFSDQIPKHREPVHSPRWDLVQKYPTFDDQTTPNFRVTTMFKSEQQKQDWSKDFPIIISSMRLVNLSGAGMLERTSKYLADITPEMFANVHPELAMQHNIGDGEMMWIHSPQGTKIKVKCIHNRSVTPDRICLPYNFAGVLQGVDLSHNYPEGTKPYTIGEMSNTVTNYGFDPNTQISEFNAGLCKIERA; via the coding sequence ATGCGTAATTTAGGTAGAAGAAGCTTTTTAAAACTTGCAGCAGTTGCAGGTGCAAGCACTACCGCATTTGGTGCGACAAACGCAACCTTAAAGGCAGATGAAAAAGTTAAAATGCCTTATGAAGGTAGTAAAAGTGTTCGCACAGTTTGCTCTATTTGTAGTGCTGGTTGTGGTATAGAAGCTGAAGTAGTAAATGGTGTTTGGGTTAGACAAAATAACGCAATAGACCATCCAATTTCACTTGGAAGTCATTGCTGTAAGGGAATTGACCAAATTGATTTAACCAAATCAAAATGTCGTGTTAAATACCCATTAAAAAGAGTTAATGGTAAATGGGAAAGAATTAGCTGGGAACAAGCTGTAAATGAAATCGGCGATAAAATGCTAGATATTAGAAAAGAAAGCGGTCCTGATAGCGTAATGTTTTTAGGTTCAGCTAAGTTTAACAATCAACAAGCATATTATTTTAGAAAATTTGCTGCATTTTGGGGAACAAACTCAATAGATCACGTAGCTAGAATTTGACACAGCGCAACAGTAGCCGGTGTGGCTAATACTTGGGGATATGGCGCTATGACAAATCACTTTGGTGATGTTGTAGGTAATACAAAATGTATGATTATGTTTGGTGCAAACTCAGCAGTTGCAAACCCTATTGGATTTAAGCATATTTTACAAGCTAAAGATAGAAATAATGCTCCTTTAATCGTAGTTGACCCTATTTTTACAAGAAGTGCAGCTCATGCTGATATTTATGTAAGAATTCGTCCAGGAACTGACATTGCATTTGTATATGGAATGTTAAATCTTATTTTTGAAAATGGTTGGGAAGACAAAGAAATAATCAAAAATAGGTCTTATGGAGTTGATTTAATTCGTGAAGAAGCTAAAAAATATACTCCTAGCGAAGTTGCTGATATTTGTGGATGTAGTGAAGAAATTCTAATTCAAGTTACAAAATTATTTGCGACTACAAAACCTGCTACACTATTTTGGTCATTAGGTATTACTCAACATTCAGTTGGTAGTTCAAATACTCGTATTTTAGCTATTTTACAATTAGTGTTAGGAAATATTGGAAAACCTGGTGGCGGAACTAATATTATTCGTGGTCACGATAATGTTCAAGGTGCAACAGATATGGGATGTTTAGCAGACACACTTCCTGCTTATTATGGCTTAGCTGAAGGTGCTTGGAAACATTTTTGCAATTTCTGGGGAGTTAGCTATGAAGATATGCAAAAACGCTTCGTAGATGATAGTGCAAATGGTGGCAAAAAATGGATGCACGAAAAAGGCTTTAGTTTATCTCGCTGGTGGCAAGGTGTTAAAGGCGTAGTTCCTTATGGCACGGATACAACTCATTCAAATGCTCCTGTTAGAGTTCTTTGGGTTCAAGGAACTGGAATTACTTCTATGGCTCACACTGTTAAAATTCAAGAAGCACTTAAAAAACTTGATTTAATAGTAGTTGCTGAACCATTTGTAAATGAAGTTGCAGTTTTAGCAGATCGCCCTGATGGAATTTATATACTTCCTGCTTCAACTCAATTTGAAACAGAAGGATATGTAACAGCTACAAATCGTTCTATGCAATGGAGAAGCCAAGTAGTAAAACCAATTTATGAAAGTAAAGAAGACCAAGAGATTATGTTTATGTTTGCTAAGAAATTTGGCTTTTATACAGAATATACTCGTGGTATGAAACTTGAACTTCAAAATCATAAATTAGTTCAGGTAATTCCTGATGATGTTGATGCGAAATGGCCTGATGATGCTACAAGAGAAATGAGTAATGGTTTATTATCAATTGGTCTTCGTGGTATTAGTGCAGAGCGTTTAAGAAAACATCAAGCAAATTGGGCTAATTTTGACCCTGATACTTTAATGGGTATTGGTGGAGATGTAAAAGGCGAATATTATGGCTTACCTTGGCCTGTATGGGATGCAAAACACCCTGGAACTGCTATTTTATGGAACCCAAATGTGCCTTATGAAAAAGGTGGAATGGGCTTTAGAAATAGATTTGGACTTGAGCATAATGGAGTTAGTCAGTTAGCTGATAATTCATTCACTCCTGTTGGTTCTAAGGTTAAAGGTGGTTATCCTGAAATTAAAAAAGATAATATTGAGCAAGTATTTGGTATTACATTAAGTGATGAAGAAAAAGAATTAATGGGTAATTCTTGGAGCACAGATATTTCAGGAATTATATTAGAAAAATGCCGTGAAAAAAGTGCTTGTTGCTTAGGAAATGCAAGAGCTAGAACTATAGTTTGGGAATTTAGCGACCAAATTCCAAAACATAGAGAGCCAGTGCATTCACCAAGATGGGATTTGGTGCAAAAATATCCAACATTTGACGACCAAACAACTCCAAATTTCCGTGTTACTACAATGTTTAAGAGCGAGCAACAAAAACAAGACTGGAGCAAGGATTTTCCTATTATCATTAGCTCAATGCGTTTAGTAAATCTAAGTGGTGCTGGTATGCTTGAGAGAACTAGTAAATATTTAGCTGATATTACACCTGAAATGTTTGCTAATGTTCATCCAGAGCTTGCAATGCAACACAATATTGGCGATGGAGAAATGATGTGGATACATAGCCCGCAAGGAACTAAGATTAAAGTAAAATGTATTCACAATAGAAGTGTAACTCCAGATAGAATTTGCTTACCTTACAACTTCGCTGGTGTTTTACAAGGAGTTGATTTAAGTCATAACTATCCAGAAGGCACTAAACCTTATACAATAGGCGAAATGTCAAATACGGTTACAAACTATGGTTTTGATCCAAATACACAAATTAGCGAATTTAACGCTGGACTTTGCAAGATAGAAAGGGCATAA
- the dapF gene encoding diaminopimelate epimerase, with protein MEFHKYYANGNDFIIFQTNNLDENYLSKLAIKLCNRHSGIGADGLIAIKKNDKDYDFTWGFYNQDGSKANMCGNGARAAAHFAYTQDLANKNMSFLTGAGIIKATIFDDDFVEIRLTKAKVIHENLVEFQNVFCLIDTGVPHLVTLDGVQNYNEENAKYLREKYDANVNYATFKDGVLYVRTYERGVGETLACGTGMNACFYYARMLKLVDEKATIYPKSNDICEVSFKDDYLYFKAQVKKIFSTTLDC; from the coding sequence ATGGAATTTCATAAATACTACGCAAATGGAAATGATTTTATTATTTTTCAAACTAATAATTTAGATGAAAATTATTTAAGTAAATTAGCCATAAAATTATGTAATAGACATAGTGGAATAGGTGCTGATGGGCTTATTGCAATCAAAAAAAATGATAAAGATTATGATTTTACTTGGGGATTTTACAATCAAGATGGCTCAAAAGCTAATATGTGTGGTAATGGTGCAAGAGCTGCGGCACATTTTGCTTATACTCAAGATTTGGCAAATAAAAATATGAGTTTTTTAACTGGTGCAGGGATTATTAAGGCGACAATTTTTGATGATGATTTTGTAGAAATTAGACTAACGAAAGCTAAGGTTATACACGAAAATTTAGTGGAATTTCAAAATGTATTTTGCCTAATTGATACAGGTGTGCCACACCTAGTAACTCTTGATGGAGTGCAAAACTACAACGAAGAAAATGCTAAATATTTAAGAGAAAAATATGATGCAAATGTAAATTACGCAACTTTTAAAGATGGGGTTTTATATGTTAGAACTTATGAGCGTGGAGTTGGAGAAACTTTAGCTTGTGGAACTGGAATGAACGCTTGTTTTTATTATGCTAGAATGCTTAAATTAGTTGATGAAAAGGCTACTATTTATCCAAAAAGCAATGATATTTGCGAAGTGAGTTTTAAAGATGATTATTTATATTTTAAAGCACAAGTTAAAAAAATTTTTAGCACTACGCTTGATTGTTAA